The following proteins are encoded in a genomic region of Mycolicibacterium confluentis:
- a CDS encoding ABC transporter: MTGAVSDRRCKQIIFVATLLLYLGVGWWLQVKQGFIIGDALSRVQSAESVLYSRDPHLAAIGFIFTPLTALVQLPVIVLAPVWPELTAYALAGSVMSALFMAGTVIQIFSTGSDRGLPRGYSCAITALFALNPMIVFYGSNGMSEAPFLFFLVWSVRRLILWVVDDDVHHLVAAGGVAMGLAYLTRYDAVGTVAAAGLIVGVTTFMRARRAPRLRRAILDVLLVSLPGFMAFLGWAAASWLITGDAFAQFSSQYGNKAILEQSGGEPVASFGAGLSFAAVCITLLAPTLLPIAAWAGFLRWRRPHAAMLVVPLLMYGAVLAFQAYTYASGATFGFLRFYIVAIPFAATMALLAVPDGQFAKPKRPGRHAPAPSDTASTRPTRISYAAVALVLAAGIPVTVKGMTLPAYAPQEYALSTVLNPDPDDTSPRKAVERRIAATFSTERRVAEYLDALDLPESSVITDTVYGFAVVAASERPKTFVVPSDPDFTALLNNPSEGGIKYLLAVPPTGRGVSDALNQRYPTLYDTGADIATLELEIPNDGDSQPDWRLYRVTEPSAKGA, translated from the coding sequence GTGACGGGAGCAGTGAGCGACCGGCGCTGCAAACAGATCATTTTCGTCGCGACGCTTCTGCTCTATCTGGGCGTCGGCTGGTGGCTGCAGGTGAAGCAGGGCTTCATCATCGGCGATGCGCTCTCGCGTGTGCAGTCCGCCGAAAGTGTGCTCTACAGCCGCGATCCGCACCTGGCCGCCATCGGGTTCATCTTCACCCCGCTGACGGCGCTGGTGCAGTTGCCGGTGATCGTGCTGGCCCCGGTCTGGCCCGAGCTCACCGCCTACGCGCTCGCCGGCTCGGTCATGTCGGCACTGTTCATGGCGGGGACGGTCATCCAGATCTTCTCGACCGGCAGTGATCGCGGTCTGCCCCGCGGTTACTCGTGCGCGATCACCGCGCTGTTCGCGCTCAACCCGATGATCGTGTTCTACGGCTCCAACGGCATGAGCGAGGCGCCGTTCCTCTTCTTCCTGGTGTGGTCGGTGCGGCGGCTGATCCTGTGGGTCGTCGACGACGACGTGCATCACCTGGTGGCTGCGGGCGGGGTCGCGATGGGGCTGGCATACCTGACCCGTTACGACGCGGTCGGCACCGTCGCGGCGGCGGGTCTGATCGTCGGCGTCACGACATTCATGAGGGCCCGTCGGGCGCCTCGGTTACGCCGCGCGATCCTCGATGTCCTTCTGGTCAGCCTGCCCGGATTCATGGCGTTCCTCGGGTGGGCCGCGGCCAGTTGGCTGATCACGGGCGACGCCTTCGCGCAGTTCAGTTCGCAGTACGGGAACAAGGCGATCCTGGAGCAGTCCGGCGGTGAGCCGGTGGCCAGCTTCGGGGCGGGCCTGTCCTTCGCGGCGGTGTGCATCACACTGCTGGCGCCGACACTGCTGCCGATCGCGGCATGGGCCGGTTTCCTGCGCTGGCGCAGGCCGCATGCGGCGATGCTCGTGGTGCCGCTGCTGATGTACGGCGCGGTGCTGGCGTTCCAGGCCTACACCTACGCCAGCGGCGCGACGTTCGGGTTCCTGCGGTTCTATATCGTCGCCATCCCATTCGCGGCGACCATGGCTCTGTTGGCCGTGCCGGACGGGCAGTTCGCGAAGCCCAAGAGGCCCGGCCGCCACGCGCCCGCCCCCTCCGACACAGCCAGCACCCGGCCCACGCGGATCTCTTACGCGGCGGTCGCGCTGGTGCTGGCGGCCGGCATTCCGGTGACAGTGAAGGGGATGACCCTGCCTGCGTACGCGCCCCAGGAGTACGCGCTGAGCACCGTGCTCAATCCGGACCCAGACGACACGAGCCCCCGCAAGGCCGTGGAACGTCGCATCGCGGCGACGTTCTCGACCGAACGCCGGGTCGCCGAGTACTTGGACGCATTGGATCTGCCGGAGAGTTCGGTGATCACGGACACCGTGTACGGCTTTGCGGTGGTGGCCGCATCGGAGCGGCCGAAGACCTTTGTGGTGCCGTCTGATCCGGACTTCACCGCTCTGCTCAACAACCCCTCGGAGGGTGGCATCAAGTACCTGCTGGCGGTGCCGCCGACGGGCCGCGGCGTCTCGGATGCGCTGAACCAGCGGTACCCCACGCTGTATGACACCGGGGCGGACATCGCGACCTTGGAACTCGAGATCCCCAACGACGGCGACAGCCAGCCGGACTGGCGGCTCTACCGGGTCACCGAACCGTCCGCAAAGGGTGCGTGA
- a CDS encoding glycosyltransferase, which produces MTTTARDWPRIVETATDEEKQYALDRAINGLREEHPLQSASQAVYGWQKPVLITLLVIVVAFAVWQPMGTAVALIGLCTFGYVLTMVDRVLIFKTGLASRPITISDEQARAIPDGELPRYTILVPAYGEPEVVGDLIGAMSQLEYPRDKLQVLLLLEADDDVTIAAARRCGESDVITIVLVPPAEPRTKPKACNYGLHFATGDIVTIYDAEDLPEPLQLRRVAAAFRGLPDKIACVQAKLEYHNGNQNLLTGWFTAEYGLWFGYLLPGMMRSTSPIPLGGTSNHLRRDILDEIGAWDPFNVTEDADLGLRIDASGYHTAVIDSATLEEANSDPINWVRQRSRWYKGYLQTWLVHVRQPVKLFRILGPRSFLRFTLVLAGTPIIAVLNLLFWLITVLWFLGQPALVGAVFPWYIYFPALIALVLGNAATLFMNMIALREDDRSDLLIPVLTVPAFWLMMSVAAAKGCYQLIRNPSYWEKTFHGLSARPDEADSDAEPTT; this is translated from the coding sequence GTGACCACGACCGCGCGGGACTGGCCGCGGATTGTGGAGACCGCGACCGACGAGGAGAAGCAGTACGCGCTCGACCGGGCGATCAACGGTCTGCGCGAGGAGCATCCGCTGCAGTCCGCATCACAGGCGGTGTACGGCTGGCAGAAGCCCGTCCTGATCACGCTGCTGGTGATCGTCGTCGCGTTCGCGGTCTGGCAGCCGATGGGTACGGCCGTGGCGCTGATCGGCCTGTGCACCTTCGGCTACGTGCTGACGATGGTGGACCGCGTGCTGATCTTCAAGACGGGCCTGGCGTCGCGGCCGATCACGATCTCCGACGAGCAGGCCCGCGCGATTCCCGACGGCGAACTGCCGCGTTACACGATCCTGGTGCCCGCCTACGGCGAACCCGAGGTGGTCGGGGACCTCATCGGCGCGATGTCCCAGCTGGAGTACCCCCGCGACAAGCTCCAGGTGCTGCTCCTGCTGGAGGCCGACGACGACGTCACGATCGCCGCGGCCCGCAGATGCGGTGAGTCCGATGTCATCACGATCGTGCTGGTGCCGCCGGCCGAGCCCAGGACCAAACCCAAGGCGTGCAACTACGGCCTGCACTTCGCCACCGGCGACATCGTCACGATCTACGACGCCGAGGATCTGCCCGAACCGTTGCAGCTGCGCCGGGTGGCGGCGGCCTTCCGCGGACTGCCCGACAAGATCGCCTGTGTCCAGGCCAAACTCGAGTACCACAACGGCAACCAGAACCTGCTGACCGGTTGGTTCACGGCCGAGTACGGGCTGTGGTTCGGATACCTGCTGCCCGGCATGATGCGCAGCACCTCGCCGATTCCCCTGGGCGGCACGTCGAACCACCTGCGACGCGACATCCTCGACGAGATCGGTGCCTGGGATCCGTTCAACGTGACCGAGGATGCCGATCTGGGCCTGCGCATCGACGCGTCCGGCTACCACACCGCGGTCATCGACTCGGCGACGCTCGAGGAGGCCAACAGCGATCCCATCAACTGGGTTCGGCAGCGGTCGCGGTGGTACAAGGGGTATCTGCAGACCTGGCTCGTGCATGTACGACAACCGGTGAAGCTGTTCCGCATCCTGGGTCCGCGCAGCTTCCTGCGCTTCACCCTCGTGCTGGCGGGCACTCCCATCATCGCGGTGCTGAACCTGCTGTTCTGGCTCATCACCGTGCTGTGGTTCCTTGGGCAGCCGGCGCTGGTCGGGGCGGTGTTCCCCTGGTACATCTACTTTCCCGCGCTGATCGCGCTGGTGCTTGGCAACGCGGCCACGCTGTTCATGAACATGATCGCGCTGCGCGAGGACGATCGGTCGGACCTGCTGATCCCCGTTCTCACAGTCCCCGCGTTCTGGTTGATGATGAGCGTCGCGGCCGCCAAGGGGTGCTATCAGCTCATCCGCAACCCGTCGTACTGGGAGAAGACGTTCCACGGTCTGTCGGCCCGGCCCGACGAGGCCGACTCCGATGCGGAGCCGACCACGTGA
- the rpsQ gene encoding 30S ribosomal protein S17: MADTKGPKYTAPTEQPRGRRKTAIGYVVSDKMQKTIVVELEDRKMHPLYGKIIRTTKKVKAHDENGEAGIGDRVSLMETRPLSATKRWRLVEILEKAK, from the coding sequence ATGGCAGATACCAAGGGGCCGAAGTACACCGCGCCCACCGAGCAGCCTCGTGGCCGTCGTAAGACCGCTATCGGCTACGTCGTGAGCGACAAGATGCAGAAGACCATCGTGGTCGAGCTCGAAGACCGCAAGATGCATCCGCTGTACGGCAAGATCATCCGGACCACCAAGAAGGTCAAGGCCCACGACGAGAACGGGGAAGCCGGCATCGGCGACCGCGTGTCGCTCATGGAGACCCGCCCCCTGTCGGCGACCAAGCGTTGGCGCCTGGTCGAGATCCTGGAGAAGGCCAAGTAA
- the rpmC gene encoding 50S ribosomal protein L29 encodes MAVGISAGELRELTDEELTDRLRESKEELFNLRFQMATGQLDNNRRLRTVRQEIARVYTVLRERELGLAAGPDGEDS; translated from the coding sequence ATGGCAGTGGGAATCTCCGCTGGCGAACTGCGCGAGCTCACCGACGAAGAGCTGACCGACCGCCTGCGTGAGTCGAAGGAAGAGCTGTTCAACCTGCGCTTCCAGATGGCGACCGGCCAGCTCGACAACAACCGTCGGCTGCGCACGGTGCGTCAGGAAATTGCGCGCGTCTACACGGTGCTGCGCGAACGTGAACTGGGTCTGGCCGCCGGACCCGATGGTGAGGATTCGTAA
- the rplP gene encoding 50S ribosomal protein L16 codes for MLIPRKVKHRKQHHPKQRGIASGGTSVSFGDYGIQALEHTYLTNRQIESARIAINRHIKRGGKVWINIFPDRPLTKKPAETRMGSGKGSPEWWVANVKPGRVLFELSYPDEKTAREALTRAIHKLPIKARIVTREEQF; via the coding sequence ATGCTGATTCCTCGTAAGGTCAAGCACCGCAAGCAGCATCACCCCAAGCAGCGGGGCATCGCCAGCGGCGGCACCTCGGTCAGCTTCGGTGATTACGGCATCCAGGCCCTGGAGCACACCTACCTCACCAACCGGCAGATCGAGTCCGCTCGTATCGCGATCAACCGGCACATCAAGCGTGGTGGCAAGGTCTGGATCAACATCTTCCCGGACCGGCCTCTGACCAAGAAGCCCGCCGAGACCCGCATGGGTTCCGGTAAGGGTTCGCCGGAATGGTGGGTGGCCAACGTCAAGCCCGGACGCGTTCTGTTCGAGCTGAGCTACCCCGATGAGAAGACAGCGCGTGAGGCACTCACTCGCGCGATCCACAAGTTGCCGATCAAGGCACGCATCGTTACCCGAGAGGAGCAGTTCTGA